A part of Larkinella insperata genomic DNA contains:
- a CDS encoding S9 family peptidase, whose amino-acid sequence MKSIFFLCLLTGTALAQLPAKRPIQPADILRLQNIADPQVSPDGAWVAYTLSSVEKEKDKRNTDLWMIGWDGKESVQLTNGPESESSPRWSPDGRYLSFVATRNGDKDSQLWLLDRRGGEGKKLTELKGELEEYEWAPNGKTLALVIRDKDYSDSAKTKVRTPYVIDRYHFKEDRKGYLDRRAAHLYLFDVETRRLDTLTRGSFDETAPVWSPDSRQIAFVSNRTADPDKNENTDLFVIDARPKATAKQLTNWAGYDRSPVWSPDGSRLAYLRSTASSNFIMYDQPVLTVIPASGGEPNLLSAALDRPVRNPRWSTDGKTIAVLVDDDRRTYVGAYELASGKLTQLAGGDCAYAGLESNPKGGWAALMSKPQLPAEIYVIENNAVRRLTTIQDAFVAPLLLANVEGFTSRSKDGTPVSNMLFRPAHVPANQKLPTILFIHGGPVGQDNFGFDLSRQLLAGGGYVVAGVNYRGSSGRGLAFCKAIYSDWGNKEVADILGATDYLVANGIADPAKLGIGGWSYGGILTNYTITTDQRFKAAASGAGSSLQITMYGSDQYVNQYENELGLPWKNTEKWLKVSFPFLKADRIKTPTLFMGGEKDFNVPIAGSEQMYQALKSLGVPTQLIIYPNQFHGLSVPSYQVDRFDRYLKWFDNYLKTSVAALKTTKS is encoded by the coding sequence ATGAAATCGATTTTCTTTCTTTGCCTGCTGACCGGCACGGCTCTGGCGCAGCTTCCGGCCAAACGCCCCATTCAACCGGCTGATATTCTGAGACTGCAAAACATCGCGGACCCGCAGGTGTCGCCGGATGGCGCCTGGGTGGCCTACACGTTGTCGTCGGTAGAGAAGGAAAAAGACAAACGAAATACCGATCTCTGGATGATTGGCTGGGACGGAAAAGAGTCGGTACAACTGACCAATGGCCCCGAAAGCGAGTCGTCGCCCCGCTGGAGCCCGGACGGACGCTACCTGTCGTTTGTGGCCACCCGCAACGGCGACAAAGACAGCCAGTTGTGGCTCCTCGACCGGCGCGGAGGGGAAGGCAAAAAACTGACCGAACTCAAAGGTGAACTGGAAGAATACGAATGGGCGCCCAACGGCAAGACCCTGGCGCTCGTGATTCGCGATAAAGATTATTCGGATTCGGCCAAAACCAAAGTCCGGACGCCGTACGTCATCGACCGGTATCATTTCAAGGAAGACCGGAAAGGATATCTCGACCGCCGGGCCGCTCACCTGTACCTGTTCGACGTTGAAACCCGGAGGCTGGATACATTGACCCGCGGCAGTTTCGACGAAACCGCGCCGGTATGGTCGCCCGACAGCAGGCAGATTGCGTTTGTCAGCAACCGGACGGCTGATCCCGACAAAAACGAAAACACCGATCTGTTCGTGATCGATGCCCGGCCAAAAGCCACGGCCAAGCAGCTGACCAACTGGGCCGGTTACGACCGCAGCCCGGTCTGGAGTCCCGACGGTTCGCGGCTTGCGTACCTGCGTTCGACAGCTTCGAGTAATTTTATCATGTACGATCAGCCCGTTCTGACGGTTATTCCGGCCAGCGGTGGCGAACCCAACTTGCTGTCGGCGGCTCTGGATCGGCCCGTGCGAAACCCGCGCTGGTCGACCGACGGCAAGACAATCGCGGTGCTGGTGGACGACGACCGCCGGACCTACGTGGGGGCCTACGAACTGGCGTCCGGAAAGCTAACCCAACTGGCGGGGGGCGACTGTGCTTACGCGGGTCTGGAATCGAACCCCAAAGGCGGCTGGGCCGCGCTCATGAGCAAACCGCAGTTACCGGCGGAAATCTACGTGATCGAGAACAATGCTGTGCGCCGGCTGACCACCATTCAGGACGCGTTTGTGGCTCCTTTGCTGCTGGCGAATGTCGAAGGGTTTACCTCACGCAGCAAAGACGGGACGCCGGTATCGAATATGCTGTTCCGGCCCGCCCACGTTCCGGCCAACCAGAAGCTGCCGACCATCCTGTTCATTCACGGCGGACCGGTTGGGCAGGATAACTTCGGGTTTGACCTGTCGCGGCAACTGCTGGCGGGGGGCGGTTACGTTGTGGCCGGTGTCAATTACCGGGGCAGCAGCGGTCGCGGGCTGGCGTTTTGCAAAGCGATCTACAGCGATTGGGGCAACAAAGAAGTGGCCGACATTCTGGGCGCCACGGATTATCTGGTGGCCAACGGTATTGCTGACCCGGCAAAACTGGGCATCGGCGGCTGGAGCTACGGCGGTATCCTGACCAACTACACCATCACAACCGACCAGCGGTTTAAGGCAGCCGCCAGCGGGGCCGGAAGTTCGTTGCAGATCACGATGTACGGTTCTGATCAGTACGTCAACCAGTACGAGAACGAACTGGGCCTTCCTTGGAAAAATACAGAAAAGTGGCTGAAGGTTTCGTTTCCATTTCTGAAGGCTGACCGCATCAAAACACCCACGCTGTTCATGGGTGGGGAGAAAGACTTCAACGTGCCGATTGCCGGGAGTGAGCAGATGTACCAGGCGCTCAAGTCGCTGGGGGTACCAACGCAGCTTATTATCTATCCAAACCAGTTCCACGGGCTTTCCGTGCCGAGTTACCAGGTTGACCGTTTTGACCGGTATCTGAAGTGGTTTGACAATTATTTGAAAACGTCGGTAGCGGCTTTAAAAACCACCAAATCCTGA
- a CDS encoding alpha/beta hydrolase, which produces MPANRIVRVTILLLSFCQMAWAAKIDTVQTYSPSMKKTIKAVVLTPDSYTNGQEFPVVYLLHGYSGNYADWVKKAPAVHKAADTFQTIIVCPDGNFSSWYFDSPADPTSNYETYVATELVNWVDSHYKTVKNRKGRAITGLSMGGHGALYLAFKHQDVFGAAGSMSGGVDIRPFPNNWDMAKKLGPYAQHPDRWEQNTVINLLHLLTPGSLALIIDCGTEDFFFRVNNNLHQKMLDMNVAHDYITRPGAHNWPYWNNALPYQLQFMRQFFDKP; this is translated from the coding sequence ATGCCAGCAAACCGCATCGTACGCGTTACCATTCTTCTCCTTTCCTTTTGCCAGATGGCCTGGGCCGCCAAGATTGACACCGTTCAAACGTACAGCCCGTCGATGAAGAAAACCATCAAAGCCGTGGTGCTGACGCCGGATTCGTACACGAACGGCCAGGAATTTCCGGTGGTGTATCTGCTGCACGGTTACAGCGGCAATTACGCGGATTGGGTAAAGAAAGCCCCCGCCGTTCACAAAGCCGCCGACACCTTCCAGACGATCATTGTCTGTCCGGACGGTAATTTCTCCAGCTGGTATTTCGACAGCCCCGCCGACCCGACCTCCAACTACGAAACCTACGTGGCAACGGAACTGGTGAACTGGGTAGACAGTCATTACAAAACCGTTAAAAACCGCAAAGGACGGGCCATTACGGGCTTGAGTATGGGCGGACACGGGGCGCTGTACCTGGCCTTCAAGCACCAGGATGTGTTCGGAGCCGCCGGGAGCATGAGCGGGGGCGTTGATATCCGGCCTTTTCCCAACAACTGGGATATGGCCAAAAAACTTGGTCCGTACGCCCAGCATCCCGACCGCTGGGAGCAGAATACCGTCATCAACCTGCTCCACCTGCTTACTCCGGGTTCGCTGGCGCTGATTATTGACTGCGGCACGGAGGATTTTTTCTTCCGTGTCAACAACAACCTGCACCAGAAAATGCTGGATATGAACGTCGCCCACGACTACATTACCCGCCCCGGTGCCCACAACTGGCCCTACTGGAACAACGCCCTGCCCTACCAGTTGCAGTTCATGCGGCAGTTCTTTGATAAGCCGTAA
- a CDS encoding MerR family transcriptional regulator, which produces MRTYSVKKLASLAGVSVRTLHHYDRLGLLKPSIRTEARYRLYGEKELIRLQQILFYKELDFPLLEIRRVLEDPHFDLVTALQSHKTALRERRDRLTTLLGTIDKTISKLTGEQTMLTDEEMYAGFPKEQAEAYRQEAVAKYGEKVVEESENKLRHLGKAEFAQVKAEGEEIARTLAGLMHNDPADPAVQQQVARHYAFIRKMWGPSVGNGDTLAAYRGLAQLYVDDLRYTSQNGQTHPEYAHFLNKAMIYFVDSQKA; this is translated from the coding sequence ATGAGAACGTACTCGGTTAAAAAACTGGCGAGTCTGGCCGGGGTAAGCGTGCGCACGCTGCACCACTACGACCGCCTGGGTCTGCTTAAACCTTCCATTCGCACGGAGGCCCGGTACCGGCTGTACGGCGAAAAAGAGCTCATCCGACTGCAGCAGATTCTCTTTTACAAGGAACTGGATTTTCCGTTGCTGGAAATCCGGCGGGTGCTGGAAGACCCCCATTTTGATCTGGTGACGGCTCTTCAGAGTCATAAGACCGCGCTGCGCGAGCGCCGGGACCGACTCACCACCTTGCTGGGCACGATTGACAAAACCATTTCAAAACTAACAGGAGAACAAACCATGTTAACGGACGAAGAAATGTATGCCGGATTCCCGAAAGAACAAGCGGAAGCCTACCGGCAGGAAGCCGTTGCGAAATACGGCGAAAAGGTGGTGGAAGAATCGGAGAACAAACTCCGCCACCTGGGCAAAGCCGAATTTGCTCAGGTAAAAGCCGAGGGCGAGGAAATTGCCCGGACGCTGGCCGGGCTGATGCACAACGACCCCGCCGACCCGGCCGTTCAGCAGCAGGTGGCCCGGCATTATGCTTTTATCAGGAAAATGTGGGGGCCGTCGGTGGGCAACGGCGATACGCTGGCGGCCTACCGGGGCCTGGCCCAACTGTACGTCGACGATCTGCGCTACACCAGCCAGAACGGCCAGACCCATCCTGAATACGCCCATTTCCTGAACAAAGCCATGATTTACTTCGTGGATTCGCAGAAGGCGTAG
- a CDS encoding GNAT family N-acetyltransferase produces the protein METNPPASDLIRPVETSADADALLRMMETFCRHFGYRFDPVLRQNLIRSMLENPALGSLWLITHDGQPVGYVALTYGFAFEFGGRTALVDELFVEEAHRGAGRGRRVLQGIQQLADHLGVSTILLQTEKYNTRAKQLYESLGFVDQDRSTLMWVKPI, from the coding sequence TTGGAGACCAACCCACCCGCTTCCGATCTCATCCGGCCGGTTGAAACCAGCGCCGATGCCGATGCGTTACTGCGCATGATGGAAACCTTTTGCCGTCATTTCGGCTACCGGTTTGACCCGGTACTCCGGCAAAACCTGATTCGTTCTATGCTAGAAAATCCGGCACTGGGTTCGCTCTGGCTGATTACGCACGACGGGCAGCCGGTGGGCTACGTGGCCCTGACCTACGGCTTTGCGTTTGAGTTTGGGGGCCGAACCGCCCTGGTGGACGAGCTGTTTGTGGAGGAAGCGCACCGGGGAGCGGGCCGGGGCCGGCGGGTCCTGCAAGGGATTCAGCAGTTGGCAGACCACCTGGGCGTATCGACAATTTTATTGCAAACCGAAAAATACAACACCCGCGCCAAGCAGCTGTATGAATCCCTCGGCTTCGTCGATCAGGATCGCAGCACCTTGATGTGGGTTAAACCCATTTAA
- the hemN gene encoding oxygen-independent coproporphyrinogen III oxidase, giving the protein MQSLIQKYNVPGPRYTSYPTVPFWDEATFNEAAWVSHLQRAVSVTNSTTGLSLYIHLPYCESLCTFCGCNKRITRNHGVEIPYIDAVLAEWKLYCDVLPERPRIAELHLGGGTPSFFAPEQLRGLLAGIFERATPTESPDYGWEGHPNNTTREHLQVLYDYGFRRVSFGVQDYDPTVQRAIHRLQPFENVQQVTYWAQEIGYTSISHDIVFGLPFQTPESITDTFHKTLTLWPDRIAFYSYAHVPWIKGNGQRGFQDADLPTGDQKRLLYETGRNLLEGAGYVEIGMDHFALPHDTLYKALQNGTLHRNFMGYTTTQTRVLIGLGASSIGDVWSAFAQNEKELDAYLNRVQAGELPLLRGHVLDDRDQFLRRQILNIMCQGKTRWPVERWSESEWAELSARLETFQLDGLLKYDASGLRVYPEGRLFLRNICMAFDARLNRAQPQTRLFSQTV; this is encoded by the coding sequence ATGCAGTCTTTGATTCAAAAATACAACGTTCCGGGGCCACGCTACACCAGTTACCCGACGGTGCCGTTCTGGGACGAAGCGACTTTCAACGAAGCCGCCTGGGTGAGTCATTTACAACGGGCCGTTTCCGTCACCAACAGCACCACCGGTTTGAGTCTCTACATCCACCTGCCGTACTGCGAAAGTTTGTGTACGTTTTGCGGCTGCAACAAGCGCATTACCCGCAATCACGGCGTCGAAATACCGTACATTGACGCGGTGCTGGCCGAATGGAAGCTGTATTGTGACGTGCTGCCGGAGCGGCCCCGCATCGCTGAACTGCACCTGGGGGGCGGAACACCGAGCTTCTTTGCCCCCGAACAGCTTCGGGGGCTGCTGGCCGGTATTTTCGAGCGGGCCACGCCCACCGAATCGCCCGATTACGGCTGGGAAGGCCACCCGAACAACACCACCCGCGAGCACCTGCAGGTGCTGTATGACTACGGTTTTCGGCGGGTGAGTTTCGGCGTGCAGGATTACGACCCGACGGTCCAGCGGGCCATTCACCGGCTTCAACCGTTTGAAAATGTGCAGCAGGTAACCTACTGGGCGCAGGAAATTGGCTACACTTCTATCAGCCACGATATCGTCTTCGGCCTGCCGTTTCAGACGCCGGAGTCGATTACCGACACCTTCCATAAAACCCTGACGCTGTGGCCCGACCGAATTGCATTCTATTCCTACGCCCACGTTCCCTGGATTAAAGGCAACGGCCAGCGCGGTTTTCAGGATGCGGATTTGCCGACGGGCGACCAGAAACGACTGCTTTACGAAACCGGACGGAATTTGCTGGAAGGGGCGGGGTACGTCGAAATTGGCATGGACCATTTTGCGCTGCCGCACGATACCCTTTATAAAGCGCTGCAGAACGGTACACTGCACCGGAACTTTATGGGTTACACCACCACCCAGACGCGCGTGCTGATTGGTCTCGGGGCCTCGTCCATTGGTGATGTGTGGTCGGCGTTTGCCCAGAACGAAAAAGAACTGGATGCCTACCTGAACCGGGTGCAGGCGGGGGAATTGCCGCTGCTGCGCGGCCACGTGCTCGATGATCGGGATCAGTTTCTGCGTCGGCAGATTCTGAACATCATGTGCCAGGGTAAAACCCGCTGGCCGGTCGAGCGCTGGTCGGAGAGCGAGTGGGCCGAACTGAGCGCCCGGCTGGAAACGTTCCAGCTCGATGGCCTGCTTAAATACGACGCCAGCGGGTTGCGGGTTTATCCCGAAGGACGGCTCTTTCTGCGCAACATCTGCATGGCGTTTGATGCCCGGCTGAACCGCGCTCAGCCCCAGACGCGGCTGTTTTCCCAGACGGTTTGA
- a CDS encoding heavy metal translocating P-type ATPase, which yields MRTATISSTSCYHCGNDCTGHEIRYDEKPFCCEGCQTVYSILQHNQLCQYYSLEEGGRPGVNLQSNKAPKNRLEFLDLPDVIAQLLEFSSATAARVTFYVPTIHCSSCLWLLEHLYRIHPGIQQSRVDFLKKQVHISYQPDQLTLRQVVELLASIGYEPLISLNDVVKEGQKPSYRPLLYRLALAGFCSGNIMLLSFPEYLGLDDPAYKNHFGILNMLLAIPVVFYSASDYFVSVWASLKKGMINIDLPILLGILVAFFRGSYEVLFLNGAGYFDSLTGLTFFLLCGKWFQQRTHEFLSFERDYKSYFPLAVTVLKPEGETAVPVAQVRKGDRIRVRNHELIPADGLLYKGHALIDYSFVTGESEPEAQKPGSLLYAGGKQIGEAIELEVVRDVSQSYLTQLWNNDAFRKPDTSRMRTFADAVGNYFTLTVIALATLVAVYWYLHQDPARAINAFTAVLIIACPCALSLSYPFALGNGLRKLSQRKLYLKNAEVIEQMAKCDTLVFDKTGTLTAIQSEVDRTGVVEDFAPVLTGFERSLVASLVRQSAHPLSRKLAAYLTAAPPLTVSNFTETPGHGLRGLVDGWDVKIGSRAFVNPQAGSEPTETDADGARVHVSVEQNYRGCFRFPNQYRTGLDAMLTDLNATHHLYLLSGDNDAARQELTRWFTPENMTFNCQPQQKLDRVQQLQRQGHRVLMIGDGLNDAGALKQADVGIAVTDDTIQFTPASDAILEATSLRLLPNLLRYTRFGMRVIRFSFVVSLLYNFIGLTYALTGDLSPIVAAILMPVSSATMLLIATIGMRWKKIENA from the coding sequence ATGCGTACGGCGACAATTTCATCCACAAGCTGCTACCACTGCGGCAACGACTGCACCGGGCACGAAATCCGGTACGACGAAAAACCGTTTTGCTGCGAAGGGTGCCAGACGGTCTACAGCATCCTGCAACACAACCAGCTTTGCCAGTATTATTCGCTCGAAGAAGGCGGTCGGCCGGGTGTTAATCTGCAATCAAACAAGGCGCCTAAAAACCGGCTGGAATTCCTGGATTTACCGGATGTTATTGCTCAACTGCTGGAATTTTCCAGCGCCACGGCGGCCCGGGTGACGTTTTACGTGCCGACGATTCACTGCAGCTCGTGTTTGTGGCTGCTCGAACATTTGTACCGCATCCATCCCGGTATTCAGCAGTCGCGGGTCGATTTTCTTAAAAAACAGGTTCACATCAGCTACCAACCCGACCAGCTCACGCTCCGGCAGGTGGTTGAACTGCTGGCTTCCATCGGTTATGAGCCGCTGATTAGCCTCAACGACGTGGTCAAGGAAGGGCAAAAACCGTCGTACCGGCCGCTGCTGTACCGGCTGGCGCTGGCGGGTTTTTGTTCGGGCAACATCATGCTGCTGAGTTTTCCCGAGTACCTCGGTCTCGACGACCCGGCCTACAAGAATCATTTCGGCATTCTGAATATGCTGCTCGCCATTCCGGTGGTGTTCTACTCGGCTTCGGACTATTTCGTATCGGTCTGGGCGAGTCTGAAGAAGGGAATGATTAACATCGATCTGCCCATTCTGCTGGGTATTCTGGTGGCTTTTTTCCGGGGCTCTTACGAAGTGCTGTTTCTCAACGGCGCGGGCTATTTCGACTCCCTGACCGGCCTGACGTTCTTCCTGTTGTGCGGCAAATGGTTTCAGCAACGCACCCACGAATTTCTGTCGTTCGAACGGGATTACAAATCGTATTTCCCGCTGGCCGTAACCGTGCTCAAGCCGGAGGGCGAAACCGCCGTTCCCGTAGCCCAGGTCCGGAAAGGAGACCGCATCCGGGTTCGCAACCACGAGCTGATTCCCGCCGATGGCTTGCTGTATAAAGGGCACGCCCTGATTGATTACAGTTTCGTTACGGGCGAATCGGAGCCGGAAGCGCAGAAACCGGGTTCACTGCTCTACGCGGGCGGCAAGCAAATCGGTGAAGCCATCGAACTGGAAGTGGTGCGTGATGTGTCGCAAAGCTACCTGACCCAACTCTGGAACAACGACGCTTTCCGCAAGCCGGATACTTCACGCATGCGGACATTCGCCGATGCGGTCGGCAACTACTTTACGCTGACGGTTATCGCACTGGCAACGCTGGTTGCGGTATACTGGTATCTCCATCAGGACCCGGCGCGGGCCATCAACGCGTTTACGGCGGTCTTGATCATTGCCTGCCCCTGCGCCCTTTCGCTCTCCTACCCCTTTGCGCTGGGCAACGGCCTCCGGAAACTGAGCCAGCGCAAATTGTACCTCAAAAACGCGGAGGTGATTGAGCAAATGGCGAAGTGCGACACCCTTGTTTTCGACAAAACCGGCACGCTGACGGCAATCCAGAGCGAAGTAGACCGTACGGGAGTCGTGGAAGATTTTGCACCCGTCCTAACCGGCTTCGAACGGTCGCTGGTGGCGTCGCTGGTGCGGCAATCGGCCCACCCCCTCAGCCGGAAGCTGGCGGCTTATCTGACAGCGGCACCACCGTTGACGGTCAGCAATTTTACGGAAACACCGGGCCACGGCTTACGCGGCCTTGTCGATGGCTGGGACGTTAAAATTGGCTCCCGCGCTTTTGTCAATCCGCAAGCCGGTTCCGAGCCGACTGAAACGGACGCTGATGGGGCGCGTGTCCACGTTTCGGTGGAGCAGAATTACCGGGGCTGTTTCCGCTTCCCGAACCAATACCGCACCGGCCTGGACGCCATGCTGACGGACCTTAACGCCACCCACCACCTGTATCTGCTGTCGGGGGATAACGATGCAGCCCGCCAGGAGCTAACCCGCTGGTTTACGCCCGAAAACATGACGTTTAACTGCCAGCCGCAGCAAAAACTCGACAGGGTGCAGCAGTTGCAGCGCCAGGGCCACCGCGTCCTGATGATTGGCGACGGCTTGAACGATGCCGGGGCGCTGAAACAGGCCGATGTGGGCATTGCCGTGACCGACGACACCATCCAGTTTACCCCGGCCAGCGACGCCATTCTGGAAGCAACGTCCCTGCGGTTATTACCGAATTTGCTACGCTATACCCGGTTTGGGATGCGTGTGATCCGGTTTAGCTTTGTGGTATCGCTGTTGTACAATTTCATCGGCTTGACCTACGCCCTGACGGGTGATTTGTCACCGATTGTAGCCGCCATCCTGATGCCAGTCAGTTCGGCCACGATGCTGCTGATTGCAACCATCGGAATGCGGTGGAAGAAAATTGAAAACGCATGA
- a CDS encoding outer membrane beta-barrel protein, whose product MKNWLLPLSFLLFACHWMAASPPVGTVSGMVKDPAGKPLEFVTLLLVKAGDSTLVKGAVSDDQGQYTVESVPSGAYRVAASMMGRQKVYSEPFTIGTEHRNHQVLPLVVQEEARQLDKVTVKAQKPFIEQHLDKTVLNVENSIVASGGTALEILEKAPGVVVNLQSEQISLKGRENVLVMLDGKPTYLSTAEVLELLRNTPSNTVETIELITNPSARYDAAGTAGIINIRLKRNKSGQPLNGNLTVGAGYGRFAKYNAALTLNARPGKWSFFGNYAVDQRNYWSMAKIDRRLPTTTPPTLIRQENYRPIQNTSHTYRLGADYAFSKRTTVGLLLNGTKVNGTSQGGTTSTIYPENGLTSSQRTQNDNRRDISRLAANVNFRHQFDSTRRGGKGRALTVDVDYSDARFHPDELFETRYLNARQTETGPRSFQRLNLVSDALIRAAKADYVHPFDARTTLEAGWKSSYVTLNNDLRVETKLAEAGQTVPWQLDTGRTNQFEYRESIHAGYVSGRRIWTGWTLQVGLRLEQTQTDAHSLTASRTVSRSYLNLFPSVALTRNVGENHAFQYSFSRRIDRPNYQYLNPFIRVFDPYTYQQGNPYLKPQFTDAFQIGYSYREETTISLSYNRTRNVVADINEQNDQTGVTRITFTNLARQTNISLNLSAPLRFSRGWSSRNSASLFRDAYRADVGGTPLNYRQVSANLNSNHTFTMGHGLTAELTASYSSPYVYSQNRMKSFGQVSIGVQKTLWQKKAVLRFNWNDLLQTQRFYGTVQFQNMDFRFATYTETRVARLTFTYNFGNQKLKGAGNRRTVSDEEQRRMN is encoded by the coding sequence ATGAAAAACTGGCTACTTCCGCTCTCTTTTCTGCTTTTTGCCTGCCATTGGATGGCCGCGAGTCCGCCCGTCGGGACGGTTTCCGGGATGGTAAAGGACCCTGCTGGGAAGCCCCTGGAATTTGTGACGTTGCTGCTGGTGAAAGCGGGCGACTCTACGCTGGTAAAAGGTGCCGTTAGCGACGATCAGGGCCAGTACACCGTCGAGTCGGTTCCGTCGGGTGCGTACCGGGTGGCGGCTTCGATGATGGGCCGTCAGAAAGTCTATTCCGAACCGTTTACCATTGGTACTGAGCATCGCAATCATCAGGTTTTGCCCCTGGTGGTTCAGGAGGAAGCCCGGCAACTGGACAAGGTGACGGTGAAAGCCCAAAAGCCGTTTATTGAGCAGCACCTCGATAAAACGGTCCTGAACGTGGAAAACAGCATCGTGGCCAGTGGCGGCACGGCGCTGGAAATCCTCGAAAAAGCACCCGGTGTGGTGGTCAATCTGCAATCAGAGCAGATCAGCCTGAAAGGACGCGAGAATGTGCTGGTGATGCTCGACGGCAAACCTACCTACCTGTCAACGGCCGAGGTGCTGGAACTCCTGCGGAACACGCCCAGCAATACCGTCGAAACCATTGAATTGATCACAAATCCGTCGGCGCGCTACGACGCAGCCGGTACGGCGGGTATTATCAACATCCGGCTGAAGCGCAACAAATCCGGTCAGCCGCTGAACGGGAACCTGACGGTTGGCGCGGGTTACGGTCGTTTTGCCAAATACAACGCGGCCCTGACGCTGAACGCCCGGCCGGGCAAGTGGAGTTTCTTCGGCAATTACGCCGTTGATCAGCGGAATTACTGGTCGATGGCCAAAATCGACCGCCGGTTGCCAACCACCACGCCACCTACCCTCATCCGGCAGGAAAATTACCGGCCCATCCAGAACACAAGCCACACCTACCGGCTGGGGGCCGATTACGCCTTCAGCAAACGGACTACCGTGGGGTTGCTGCTGAACGGCACGAAGGTCAACGGAACCTCGCAGGGTGGAACTACGAGTACCATTTATCCCGAAAATGGGCTGACTTCATCGCAGCGGACGCAGAACGACAACCGGCGGGACATCAGCCGACTGGCCGCCAACGTCAACTTCCGGCACCAGTTTGACTCCACCCGCCGGGGCGGCAAAGGCCGTGCGTTAACCGTCGATGTCGATTATTCTGACGCGCGATTTCATCCCGACGAACTGTTTGAAACCCGTTACCTCAACGCCCGGCAAACAGAAACCGGCCCGCGGTCGTTTCAGCGGCTGAACCTGGTATCGGACGCGTTGATCCGGGCGGCCAAAGCTGATTACGTGCATCCGTTCGATGCCCGGACAACGCTGGAAGCGGGTTGGAAAAGCAGTTACGTGACGCTCAACAACGACTTGCGGGTTGAAACCAAACTGGCCGAAGCCGGGCAAACCGTTCCGTGGCAACTGGATACGGGCCGGACCAATCAGTTTGAATACCGGGAAAGCATTCACGCGGGTTATGTATCGGGCCGCCGGATCTGGACGGGCTGGACGCTGCAGGTGGGTCTGCGGCTGGAACAAACCCAGACCGATGCGCATTCGTTGACGGCCAGCCGCACGGTTTCGCGCTCCTACCTCAACCTGTTTCCCAGCGTTGCCCTGACCCGGAACGTGGGGGAAAACCACGCGTTTCAATATTCGTTCAGCCGCCGGATCGACCGGCCAAATTACCAGTACCTCAACCCGTTTATCCGGGTGTTTGACCCGTATACGTACCAGCAGGGGAACCCGTACCTGAAACCGCAGTTCACCGACGCTTTTCAGATTGGGTACAGCTACCGGGAGGAAACGACCATAAGCCTGAGCTACAACCGGACCCGCAACGTGGTGGCCGACATCAACGAGCAAAACGACCAGACCGGGGTGACCCGGATTACGTTTACCAACCTGGCCCGGCAGACCAACATCAGCCTGAACCTGAGCGCCCCACTGCGGTTTTCCCGCGGGTGGTCGTCGCGCAATTCGGCGAGCCTTTTCCGCGATGCCTACCGGGCCGACGTGGGAGGGACGCCCCTCAACTACCGCCAGGTATCGGCCAACCTCAACAGCAACCACACGTTTACGATGGGGCACGGCCTGACGGCCGAACTGACCGCTTCGTACAGCTCGCCCTACGTCTACAGCCAGAACCGCATGAAGTCGTTCGGGCAGGTGAGCATCGGGGTTCAGAAGACACTCTGGCAGAAAAAAGCCGTGCTCCGTTTCAACTGGAACGACTTGTTGCAGACCCAGCGGTTTTACGGCACGGTTCAGTTCCAGAACATGGATTTTCGCTTTGCCACCTACACCGAAACCCGCGTGGCCCGGCTGACGTTTACCTATAATTTTGGCAACCAGAAGCTGAAAGGCGCGGGCAACCGCCGGACGGTTTCGGACGAAGAACAACGCCGGATGAATTAA
- a CDS encoding AbrB/MazE/SpoVT family DNA-binding domain-containing protein: MVQTIRKFGNSQGILLPRTVLQQAGIEGAVDIEIAEGALILRAVKRHPRDGWEAAFDEAIQSGDQPDGDLFEGTSNQFDQTEWTW, encoded by the coding sequence ATGGTGCAGACGATTCGTAAATTTGGTAATTCGCAGGGTATTCTTCTTCCCCGCACCGTTCTGCAACAGGCTGGTATCGAGGGAGCCGTCGATATTGAAATAGCCGAAGGCGCGTTAATTCTACGGGCGGTTAAAAGGCACCCCCGAGATGGCTGGGAAGCCGCCTTCGACGAAGCAATCCAGTCCGGTGACCAACCCGATGGCGACTTGTTTGAGGGTACTTCCAACCAGTTCGACCAAACGGAATGGACATGGTAA